Within Desulfolithobacter dissulfuricans, the genomic segment GCGCACCCATTGACGGTCTATCTGCAGGAAGACATGGCGATTCCCCAGATGGTAACAGGCTCTGGCCAGGTGCAGGGTATCATGGCACGAAACCTGCGATACTTCCTCGGGTGCCGCCAGGATGCGGACCACGCAGGAAGTGCTGTCATCCACGAGCAGGTCGCCACCGCGCAGCACCGTCCCCCTGGGCAGAAACAGTCCCGCCTCCTGGCCATTGTCAAGCTGCACCCGCAGCCTGCTCTTGATCCGTTTTTCCCAGGGCAAAGTCAAGGTAAGGGCTTTCCGGCCCGGGTCACTGTCTGTTTTTCGAGTCAGGCAAATCATGATCAGAAAAGAAAATAACGCTGGGCCATGGGCAGGACCGCAGCCGGTTCACAGGTAAGCAGCCGGCCGTCGGCCCGCACCTCGTAGGTCTGGGGATCCACCTCAATGACCGGTTGATACCGGTTATGGATCATATCCGCCTTGGAGACCTGCCGGCAGTTTTCAACCACCGCTATCCGACTGGCCAGCCCCAGCTCCTCATGGATGCCATCCTCAAAGGCGGCCCTGGACAGGAAGGTCAGCTTCGTGGCAGCCCGCGCCCCGCCCAGAGCACCGAACATGGGCCGGTAATGCACCGGCTGGGGCGAGGGGATGGAGGCGTTGGGATCGCCCATGGGCGCGGCCGCAATCATGCCGCCCTTGAGAACCAGGCTGGGCTTGACCCCGAACATGGCCGGTTTCCAGAGCACAAGATCGGCCAGCTTGCCCGGTTCCACGGAGCCGACCTCATGGGCGATGCCATGGGCAATGGCCGGATTGATCGTGTACTTGGCCACATAGCGCCTGGCCCGCTGGTTGTCATTCCAGGCCGGATCACCATCCAGACTGCCGAACTGGACCTTCATCTTGTGGGCTGTCTGCCAGGTGCGGATAATCACCTCGCCTACACGACCCATGGCCTGGGAATCCGAAGCGATCATGGAAAAGGCGCCCAGATCGTGGAGAATATCTTCCGCGGCAATGGTCTCCCGCCGGATCCGGGACTCGGCAAAGGCCACATCCTCTGGTATACCCGGATCCAGGTGGTGACAGACCATGAGCATATCCAGATGTTCATCCACCGTATTCACCGTGTAGGGCCGGGTGGGATTGGTGGAAGAAGGCAGAACATTTGGCAGAGAGCAGGCACGGATGATATCCGGCGCATGACCGCCTCCGGCGCCCTCGGTATGATAGGTATGGATGGTCCTGCCCTTGAAGGCGGCCATGGTCTGTTCCACAAAACCCGATTCGTTAAGGGTATCGGTATGGATGGCCACCTGGATGTCCATGGCCTCAGCCACGGCCAGACAGGTATCAATGGCTGCCGGGGTGGTGCCCCAGTCCTCGTGCAGTTTCAGGCCCATGGCCCCGGCCCGCACCTGTTCCTCAAGGGGCGCGGCCTGGCTGGCATTGCCCTTGCCCAGAAACCCCAGGTTGACGGGCAGCTCATCGGCGGCCTGCAGCATCCGGTGAATATTCCAGGGTCCGGGGGTACAGGTGGTGGCATTGGTCCCGGTTGCCGGACCGGTGCCCCCACCCAGCATGGTGGTGATGCCTGACATGAGGGCCTCTTCCACCTGCTGCGGACAGATAAAGTGGATGTGCGCATCGATGCCGCCGGCAGTGACAATGGACCCCTCGGCCGCAATGGCCTCGGTGCCCGGGCCGATGATGATATCCACCCCGCCCTGCACGTCCGGGTTGCCTGCCTTGCCGATCCCGCTGATCCGACCGTCCTTTATCCCGATATCAGCCTTGATAATGCCCCAGTGATCGAGAATCAGCGCATTGGTAATCACCACATCCACTGCCTCGCGGCTGGTCCGCTGGCTCTGTCCCATGCCGTCGCGGATCACCTTGCCGCCGCCGAACTTGACCTCATCCCCGTACAGTGTCCGGTCCTCTTCCACCTCGATCCACAACTCGGTATCAGCCAGGCGAACCCGGTCTCCCGTGGTCGGCCCGAACATCTCGGCATAGGCCCTGCGTGCAATAGTTGTCATTTCTCTTCCTCCAAAGGCCCCATGACCAGTCCCTGAAAACCGTATATCAGCCGATCACCGCCATAGGCCACCAGCTCCACCTCGCGGCTCTGCCCGGGCTCGAACCGCACCGCTGTTCCCGCCGGAATATTGAGCCGGAACCCACGGGTCGGTTCCCGGTCAAAAACAAGGGCCTCATTGGTCTCGTAAAAATGATAATGGGAACCCACCTGGATGGGCCGGTCGCCGGTATTGGCCACGGCCAGCCGCAGAGTTTCCCTGCCCCCATTGAGTTCTATCTCTCCGTCCTGTGTAACCACCTGTCCCGGAATCATCATGATGCAGCCTCCTTTCAGACAATGGGATTGTGAACGGTTACCAGCTTGGTGCCATCGGCAAAGGTGGCCTCCACCTGCACCTCGTCAATCATCTCGGCCACCCCTTCCATGACATCGTCACGGCCAAGGAGCGTCCGGCCGTAATCCATGAGCTCCGCCACAGAGCGCCCCTCTCTGGCCCCCTCCAGGATGGCGCCACTGATGTAGGCGACCGCCTCGGGATAGTTCAGCTTGAGTCCCCGCTCCCTGCGCCGCTCGGCCAGGAGTGCCGCGGTAAACAGCAACAGCTTGTCTTTTTCTCTTGGTGTCAGTTCCATGATCGTGATTCCTGAACTTTTTGTTTTTTCAGAAAACCCTGTCCTCAGATCAGGGTCGGAGATGAACGGCTTTGCAGTACAACAACGTGCTCATGCCCTGCGGGCTTCATTCAATACCAGCCCCTCTGGGTCGGTTTTTATTTTTCCAAAGGCTGCTACGTCGCCCAGATCCTTGGCAGACAGACCTTCCGGCCCAGAAGCGATGGACGGAGCCTCTCCCATATTCCAATAAAAAACCGTCGCGCCTCTTCGGTGGAATACCCCAGATACCTGGCAACCAGCACCCCATCAAGCAGAGTCATGCCCGTACAGGCTCCTTCCATTGTTTCCTGCTTTTTTCCCCGCAGGGATTCCAGCAGATCCTCTCCCACGCCGACCGCGAGCATGGTTGCCGTGACCGGCAGGGAACGAAGCCCTGGCCTGCGCTGCAGATCTTCCTTTCCTGCAACCCGGAGTTTCTCCAGGACAAGTGGCCTTCCGTCACGATACAGCTCGAGTCCGGCCAAAAGGGTTCCTGAGTGAAACTGCTCATCGATAACCGGACGCCCGAGACAAAGAATCTCCCAGCCCAGAAATTGCGCTGATCCCTGCAGATCTATCCGTGTCAGAAGCTCTGCCAGGGCTCCGGGAAAAACAATATTTTCCTGGGGCAGCCATTCCAGACAACCGCCCTCAGCCACCTGGAACCGCTGCCTGACCCTGGCGGTGTTCAAGATCGACCGGTACAGCTTGGTTGCCCCGGGCGTGGTGAGCAGGGCCGCACCGCCACTTTCCACCTTGACCCGAAGATCCAGAACGTCACCCCCGACCACCCCGCCGGGCGGATGAAGAATATATGTATGACAGACCCCATCTTCCGGATAAAAAGGCCTCTGCACGGTCAGGGGACCGAGACGGCGGGTTCGGCACAGCTCGGTACGGCCCGGGCCAGGCCCGTAGGTCAGCTCAAGCCGGGCCTGCCAACCCGTTTCAACTCTCTTTTCTGCCAGCACAGGAACGCTCACCTCACACCGTCAGGTAGTCACGGACCAGGTCATCGGTCAGATCATCCAGATGCCCCCGGGCCATGACCCGGCCCCGGTCCATGATGAAAAACCGGTCCGCCACCTGACGGACAAAGGGCAGTTTCTGCTCGACGAGCAGGACCGTCATCCCGGCCTCACGCTGCAGTCGACGAATGATTTCACCTATTTCGTGGACTATGTTGGGCTGGATACCCTCGGTGGGTTCATCAAGGATGAGCAGGCTCGGTTCCAGGACCAGGGCCCGGCCAATGGCCAGCTGCTGCTGCTGGCCGCCGGAGAGGTCGCCGCCGCGCCGTCCGAGCATCTCGGCCAGGACCGGGAAGAGCTCAAAGACCAGCTCAGGAATCTTTTTCCGCTTTCGCCGACCGGTATTCAGGCCAATACGTAGATTCTCCTCCACCGTGAGCAGGGGAAATATCTGCCGTCCCTGGGGTACGTAGCCTATCCCCAGCCCGGCCCGCTCTTCTGCCGCCAGTCTGACAATATCCTGCCCGTTGAAAACGATCTGGCCGGATCGCACGGGTACAAGCCCCATGATGCAGCCGAGCGTGGTGGTTTTGCCTACCCCGTTTCGGCCCATCAGACAGGTGCATCTGCCCTGCTCCACCTCCAGATCCACATCCCACAGGATATGGCTTTCGCCGTAATACTGGTTGAGATGTTCAATGGTCAGCATGATTATTCCCCCAGGTAGACTTCGATGACCCGCTCATTGTTCTGGACCTCGTCCATGGTTCCTTCGGCCAGCACACTGCCCTGATGCAGCACGGTCACCTTCCCGGCAATGGAACGGATAAAGTCCATGTCGTGCTCCACTACCACCACGCTCCGGGTTCCGGCCAGGGAGGTCAGCAGTTCACCGGTACGCTCCATTTCCTGCTGGGTCATACCGGCAACAGGTTCATCCACCAGCAGCAGCAGGGGATTCTGCATGAGCAGCATGCCGATTTCCAGCCATTGCTTCTGGCCGTGGGAAAGCGATCCGGCCCGGTGGTGGACATGCTCCGTGAGGCCGATGATGCCCAGGACCTCGTCGAGCTGGTCCTGCTGCTCCGCGCTGAGACCGGAGGTGAGCAGTGGCCAGATGGTCCGTTCTCCGGCCGCTGCCAGTTCGAGATTTTCATAGACCGTGTGGTGTTCAAACACCGTTGGTTTCTGGAACTTGCGGCCGATACCGGCACTGGCTATCTCTGGCTCGCTCATCTTGAGCAGATTGAGCTGCTGCCCGAACCAGACCGAACCGGTATCCGGCCTTGTCTTGCCGGTGATGATATCCATCATGGTGGTCTTGCCGGCCCCGTTGGGCCCAATGATGCAGCGCAGCTCTCCGGCCTCGATATAGAGATTCAGATCATTGATGGCCTTGAAGCCGTCAAAACTGACCGTGATATTTTCAAGATAGAGGATGATGCCATGGCTCAGGTCCAGGTCCGGCGGCACATCAGGCACCAGGAAGTCAAAGACCTGGTCCCGGCGCATGTAGTTTCGCATCGCGTCCAGTACAGTCATCCGTTCACCTCTTTTTTACGAACCAGACCAGCAATCCCGCGGGGCAGAAACAGGGTGACCAGGACAAAAAGCGCCCCCAGAGCAAAGAGCCAGGCATCAGGCATGGCCCCGGTCAGCCAGGTTTTGGCATAGTTGACCAGTAAGGCACCCACCACCGCTCCATACAGGGTTGCCCGGCCACCCACGGCTACCCAGATAACCATTTCGATGGAAAAAAGCGGGGCAAACTCACCAGGGTTGATGATGCCCACCTGGGGCACATAGAGGGCCCCGGCGATACCGGCCAGCACGGCGGAAAAGGCAAAAATCACCAGTTTGAACCGCTCAACCCGGTAGCCGATGAAACGGGCCCGGTCTTCTGCATCCCGAATGGCAGTGCATAATCTTCCCAGCCTTGAGGAAACGATCCAGCGACAGCTGAGATATCCGGCACCAAGAGCAATGGCCGTAACAACAAAAAGCGCCGCCCTGGTGGTGTCCGCCTGGAGGGAAAATCCCAGGATATCCTTGAAATCGGTCAGGCCGTTGTTGCCGCCAAATCCCATCTCGTTACGGAAAAAGGCCAGCATCAGGGCATAGGTGAGGGCCTGGGTCATGATGGACAGGTAGACTCCGGTGACCCGGGAGCGGAAGGCGAGAAAACCAAAAACAAGCGCCAGCAGCCCCGGCACCAGCACCACCATGAGCATGGCAAAGGGAAACCAGTTGAAACCATGCCAGAACCAGGGCAGCTCCTGCCAGTTGAGAAAGACCATGAAATCAGGCAGCAGTGGATGCCCGTACACACCGCGAGGGCCTATCTGACGCATGAGGTACATGCCCATGGCATAGCCGCCAAGGGCGAAAAAGGCACCATGCCCGAGGCTGAGAATCCCCAGATATCCCCAGACCAGATCCATGGCAATGGCCAGCAGACCGTAGCAGAGATACTTGCCAAGGAGTGTCATGGTATAGGTGGACACATGCAGAGCGCTGGAACTGTCTACACCCAGGTTGAGCAGTGGCACCAGCACGGCTGTGGACAGGAGGAGAACAAAAAAAATCTGTCCCGGCCGGTCCTGTAGGAAAAAAGAACGTGCTTGCATGACATATTACCCCGCAGCGCGGCCCTTCTGGGGAACAGTCCCTGGGGCCGTTTCTGGATAAAGAGAATAATGAAGACCAGGATCAGTATCTTTGCCAGTACGGCACCGGCCCACGGTTCGAGAAACTTGTTGGCCACCCCCAGGGAAAGCCCACCCACAAGTGTGCCCCAGAGGTTGCCCACCCCGCCGAAGACCACCAC encodes:
- the urtC gene encoding urea ABC transporter permease subunit UrtC translates to MQARSFFLQDRPGQIFFVLLLSTAVLVPLLNLGVDSSSALHVSTYTMTLLGKYLCYGLLAIAMDLVWGYLGILSLGHGAFFALGGYAMGMYLMRQIGPRGVYGHPLLPDFMVFLNWQELPWFWHGFNWFPFAMLMVVLVPGLLALVFGFLAFRSRVTGVYLSIMTQALTYALMLAFFRNEMGFGGNNGLTDFKDILGFSLQADTTRAALFVVTAIALGAGYLSCRWIVSSRLGRLCTAIRDAEDRARFIGYRVERFKLVIFAFSAVLAGIAGALYVPQVGIINPGEFAPLFSIEMVIWVAVGGRATLYGAVVGALLVNYAKTWLTGAMPDAWLFALGALFVLVTLFLPRGIAGLVRKKEVNG
- the ureA gene encoding urease subunit gamma, with amino-acid sequence MELTPREKDKLLLFTAALLAERRRERGLKLNYPEAVAYISGAILEGAREGRSVAELMDYGRTLLGRDDVMEGVAEMIDEVQVEATFADGTKLVTVHNPIV
- the ureC gene encoding urease subunit alpha; its protein translation is MTTIARRAYAEMFGPTTGDRVRLADTELWIEVEEDRTLYGDEVKFGGGKVIRDGMGQSQRTSREAVDVVITNALILDHWGIIKADIGIKDGRISGIGKAGNPDVQGGVDIIIGPGTEAIAAEGSIVTAGGIDAHIHFICPQQVEEALMSGITTMLGGGTGPATGTNATTCTPGPWNIHRMLQAADELPVNLGFLGKGNASQAAPLEEQVRAGAMGLKLHEDWGTTPAAIDTCLAVAEAMDIQVAIHTDTLNESGFVEQTMAAFKGRTIHTYHTEGAGGGHAPDIIRACSLPNVLPSSTNPTRPYTVNTVDEHLDMLMVCHHLDPGIPEDVAFAESRIRRETIAAEDILHDLGAFSMIASDSQAMGRVGEVIIRTWQTAHKMKVQFGSLDGDPAWNDNQRARRYVAKYTINPAIAHGIAHEVGSVEPGKLADLVLWKPAMFGVKPSLVLKGGMIAAAPMGDPNASIPSPQPVHYRPMFGALGGARAATKLTFLSRAAFEDGIHEELGLASRIAVVENCRQVSKADMIHNRYQPVIEVDPQTYEVRADGRLLTCEPAAVLPMAQRYFLF
- the ureE gene encoding urease accessory protein UreE → MICLTRKTDSDPGRKALTLTLPWEKRIKSRLRVQLDNGQEAGLFLPRGTVLRGGDLLVDDSTSCVVRILAAPEEVSQVSCHDTLHLARACYHLGNRHVFLQIDRQWVRYLHDHVLDEMVRGLGLTVTRELAPFEPEHGAYASEGHGHHHA
- the urtE gene encoding urea ABC transporter ATP-binding subunit UrtE, which codes for MLTIEHLNQYYGESHILWDVDLEVEQGRCTCLMGRNGVGKTTTLGCIMGLVPVRSGQIVFNGQDIVRLAAEERAGLGIGYVPQGRQIFPLLTVEENLRIGLNTGRRKRKKIPELVFELFPVLAEMLGRRGGDLSGGQQQQLAIGRALVLEPSLLILDEPTEGIQPNIVHEIGEIIRRLQREAGMTVLLVEQKLPFVRQVADRFFIMDRGRVMARGHLDDLTDDLVRDYLTV
- a CDS encoding urease subunit beta; the encoded protein is MIPGQVVTQDGEIELNGGRETLRLAVANTGDRPIQVGSHYHFYETNEALVFDREPTRGFRLNIPAGTAVRFEPGQSREVELVAYGGDRLIYGFQGLVMGPLEEEK
- a CDS encoding urease accessory protein UreD, whose protein sequence is MLAEKRVETGWQARLELTYGPGPGRTELCRTRRLGPLTVQRPFYPEDGVCHTYILHPPGGVVGGDVLDLRVKVESGGAALLTTPGATKLYRSILNTARVRQRFQVAEGGCLEWLPQENIVFPGALAELLTRIDLQGSAQFLGWEILCLGRPVIDEQFHSGTLLAGLELYRDGRPLVLEKLRVAGKEDLQRRPGLRSLPVTATMLAVGVGEDLLESLRGKKQETMEGACTGMTLLDGVLVARYLGYSTEEARRFFIGIWERLRPSLLGRKVCLPRIWAT
- the urtD gene encoding urea ABC transporter ATP-binding protein UrtD, with product MTVLDAMRNYMRRDQVFDFLVPDVPPDLDLSHGIILYLENITVSFDGFKAINDLNLYIEAGELRCIIGPNGAGKTTMMDIITGKTRPDTGSVWFGQQLNLLKMSEPEIASAGIGRKFQKPTVFEHHTVYENLELAAAGERTIWPLLTSGLSAEQQDQLDEVLGIIGLTEHVHHRAGSLSHGQKQWLEIGMLLMQNPLLLLVDEPVAGMTQQEMERTGELLTSLAGTRSVVVVEHDMDFIRSIAGKVTVLHQGSVLAEGTMDEVQNNERVIEVYLGE